The sequence GCGAGCACCAACCGCGGCAAGGGCGACGGCGACGCGGCCACCTGGCTCCCGCCCGACAAGGGCCACCGCTGCGAGTATGTCGCCGCCCAGGTCGCCGTCAAGAAGAAGTACGGCCTGTGGGTCACCGCCGCCGAACGGTCGGCCATGAAGAAGGTCCTCGCCGGCTGCCCGGACCAGAAGCTGCCCACCGGCGGCAACCCGACCCGGGCACCCGAGCGCTTCCGGGCCCGCTGACCGGGTGAACCGCTGTCCCGGCGGGCGCCCTCCGCCTACCGTGACCGTCATGGAGATCAAGGTCAGCAGCCTCGCCGAGCGGCCCGACCGGCTGCCGGCGGTGTCCGACATGCCCGATACCTGGCCGGAGTTCGTCACCAACGACCTCGTCGGCACCACCCACTACGGCCGCATCCCCACCGAACTGCCGGAATACGCCCTGTTCGCCGAGGACGAGGACGGCCGGGTCGTCGCCCACGCCTACAGCGTGCCCTTCGCCCTCCACGCCCCCGGCCGCGGCGCCCTGCCCGCCCGGGGCTGGGACCAGGTCCTCGCCTGGGCCTTCGCCGACCTGCGGGCCGGCACCCGCCCGGACACGGTGAGCGCCGTCTCGGTCACCATCGCCCCGCACGCCCAGGGCCGGGGGCTGTCCGCCGTCCTGCTCTCCGCGATGCGGGACAACGCCCGCGCCCGCGGCTTCCGCGAGGTCGTCGCCCCCGTCCGGCCGAGCGCCAAGCACCGCGAACCGCGCACCCCGATCACCGAGTACGCCCGCCGGGTCCGCCCCGACGGGCTGCCCGAGGACCCGTGGCTGCGCGTCCACGCCCGGGCCGGCGCCACCTTCGACTCCATCGCCCCGGCCTCCATGACCGTCGGCGGCTCGCTGGAGGAGTGGCGCCGCTGGACCGGGCTGCCCTTCGACCGCCCCGGCGACGTCGAGGTGCCCGGCGCGCTGGTCCCGGTCCGCTGCGAACCGGAGCGCGGGTACGCCGTCTACGTCGAACCCAACGTCTGGATGCGGCACCCGCTGTGACCC comes from Streptomyces sp. SCL15-4 and encodes:
- a CDS encoding GNAT family N-acetyltransferase yields the protein MEIKVSSLAERPDRLPAVSDMPDTWPEFVTNDLVGTTHYGRIPTELPEYALFAEDEDGRVVAHAYSVPFALHAPGRGALPARGWDQVLAWAFADLRAGTRPDTVSAVSVTIAPHAQGRGLSAVLLSAMRDNARARGFREVVAPVRPSAKHREPRTPITEYARRVRPDGLPEDPWLRVHARAGATFDSIAPASMTVGGSLEEWRRWTGLPFDRPGDVEVPGALVPVRCEPERGYAVYVEPNVWMRHPL